From Bacillus pumilus, one genomic window encodes:
- a CDS encoding LPD11 domain-containing protein gives MAKQRDILEYSDTFRYQLLSRLQSDCRYYLGNGGRNKKKLWAGDEKRHINTMKKLWNSFSIDDKPEWLTWEDILALEVKMIG, from the coding sequence ATGGCAAAACAAAGAGATATTTTAGAATACAGTGACACATTTAGATACCAATTATTGAGCCGTTTACAATCAGATTGTCGTTACTATTTAGGAAACGGAGGCAGGAACAAAAAAAAATTATGGGCAGGAGATGAAAAAAGACACATTAACACAATGAAAAAATTATGGAACAGTTTTTCAATAGATGATAAGCCGGAATGGTTGACATGGGAAGATATTTTAGCCCTTGAAGTCAAAATGATCGGCTAA
- a CDS encoding Rap family tetratricopeptide repeat protein produces the protein MGGIKPYDEVAIKLNEWYSAIKKGEVTDAEFLKKEVKGLFDDMEENQTVLLYFALLEFRHRLMLSDLRPKLASKELHDIMEHIEDQRSKVQNSKGEMNQIDRMLEYYFWFFKGTHEFRKNQFDLALNCYKNAEKILEDVEDSNEKGEFYYKLAEVYYHIDQYQISVKYASKALGFFSEQPLMDEKIAWCYSVIAGNYLSKMQYDDALNYFNKSHSHAQVTTKQYLITSTILNLGKCYFHLEKFTEALTYFDTAVDLFEKNETRHTPKAYFNKLHTLLRLGQVGPATEAYQRGVAAAQDLGDKVYETEMKFLYHLYFHSNDSDSASDLKKWLDVIQSQNLHEDVYELAIEAARYYNKSGQLENAVVFYERADHARSLIQRGELLNEE, from the coding sequence GTGGGTGGAATCAAGCCGTATGATGAAGTAGCAATCAAACTCAATGAATGGTACTCAGCCATAAAAAAGGGTGAAGTAACTGACGCGGAATTTTTGAAAAAAGAGGTGAAGGGACTCTTTGACGACATGGAAGAGAATCAAACAGTGCTGCTTTACTTTGCTTTACTGGAATTTAGACACCGATTGATGTTGAGTGACCTTCGGCCAAAGCTGGCTTCTAAGGAGCTTCATGACATCATGGAACATATAGAAGATCAGAGAAGTAAAGTTCAAAATTCAAAAGGAGAAATGAATCAAATAGATAGGATGTTAGAATATTACTTCTGGTTCTTCAAAGGTACACATGAATTCAGGAAGAACCAGTTTGACCTTGCGTTAAACTGTTATAAGAATGCTGAAAAGATTCTCGAAGATGTAGAGGATTCTAACGAAAAAGGTGAATTTTACTACAAGTTAGCCGAAGTCTACTATCACATAGATCAATATCAAATATCGGTTAAGTATGCATCAAAGGCGTTGGGATTTTTCTCAGAACAGCCATTAATGGACGAGAAAATAGCCTGGTGTTATTCAGTTATTGCTGGTAACTATCTAAGCAAGATGCAGTATGATGATGCTTTAAACTACTTCAACAAGTCCCACTCACACGCACAAGTTACTACAAAGCAATACCTCATCACTTCAACAATTTTAAACCTGGGTAAATGTTATTTCCACTTAGAAAAATTCACAGAAGCTTTAACGTACTTTGACACAGCAGTAGATTTATTTGAAAAAAATGAAACGCGTCACACGCCAAAAGCTTATTTCAACAAGCTGCACACACTGTTGAGATTAGGACAAGTCGGCCCAGCAACGGAAGCATACCAAAGAGGGGTAGCAGCTGCACAGGATCTAGGTGATAAAGTATACGAAACTGAAATGAAGTTTCTATATCACCTTTATTTTCACTCTAATGATTCCGATTCCGCATCTGATCTGAAGAAGTGGCTTGATGTGATTCAAAGTCAGAATCTTCATGAAGATGTATATGAGCTGGCAATTGAAGCAGCGCGCTATTATAATAAAAGTGGGCAGTTGGAAAATGCTGTCGTATTTTATGAAAGAGCAGACCATGCTAGGTCGCTCATTCAGAGAGGGGAATTGTTAAATGAAGAGTAA
- a CDS encoding N-6 DNA methylase, with protein MYKTISQIIPFEQRKAINEKILYLIENNKCEDMQITKEDIFNSYTGEGGLHGLSFSSFENYHLYSEAKKEIENGQFFTPHELSRFLLECLKPTEKDLIADLTCGMGNFFNYCPNQENVYGNELDIKAFKVARHLYPNANLSNEDIRFYSPDMKFDFIVGNPPFNLRWKVNSNEILSQLFYVQKASTLLKPGGILALIVPNSFLNDDFYTGMINEVNDSFNFICQLALPTNAFKQMGVDHYETKVMIFQNKSEHLPNVPYEINYTEGLDSQFIYENFVHPALQQKEQVRHKIRSELAELHESKKGFLDKVNKLLFDIKRHPAISHKAAKCEQYVERYFTQSKPHEMDMEEWNKKKLTEKKVLNYLKRVLKEQHGKPKDKRTALVKTRYGLKLKAYSYKEKRLLNMQKGTKSTDFSDLLRDGYYPFQDKRFLKLFLKKQRTYTLAQKKLTEIKPTEQITSFLDQLEIHDSENQNVIKLNDIQKTDTGKLLMKDHAYLQWGTGSGKSISAIAQIMYRQQHSNIKNVFIVAPAIAINNNWHDILISYGFNVKQIKSMKDIETIEQGQIVIMTFNMLTKYERFIKRYIKRQSQKVMLVLDEADNISNPSSKRTKAVLNCFRRVKYKVLLSATSTRNNVSEAFTAFELMYNNSVNFLCKCETLYEEDRKTKQLGQKENKHYNKPFPAYKKGHRLFKQCFSPEKVTVFGIGKHDQSIYNSDHLKSLIDRSMITRTFEEVAGKAIYEIKQNFCQFNSSEKDLYSTIMKEFYRMTNLYKSTGNTRKDSLLMIINQLNSLLKACVLPNSFKEHSANVMPSKAIETINLLKEWQHDKVAIGCTHVEAVNRYASYIKDHFPDRPVFVITGDKASFEQRKQIVKNLKNTENGILICTQQSLPSSMNIDFVNRVLLLEMQWNFSAMQQFFGRFVRYTSTDQKEIHFLTVENSIESNMLQLVMSKEKINCFMKNEDLDSSEINERFGLDGDILDMLLTKEQDKDGKTYIAWGDQKFSKCS; from the coding sequence ATGTACAAAACAATAAGTCAAATCATACCGTTTGAACAAAGAAAAGCAATCAACGAGAAGATTTTATATCTTATTGAAAACAACAAATGCGAGGATATGCAAATCACAAAGGAGGACATTTTCAACTCTTATACAGGAGAAGGGGGGCTTCATGGTCTTTCCTTTTCTTCCTTCGAAAATTATCACCTTTATTCAGAAGCAAAAAAGGAAATTGAAAATGGTCAATTCTTTACGCCTCATGAGCTTTCAAGGTTCTTGTTGGAGTGTTTAAAACCGACTGAAAAAGATTTAATTGCGGATCTAACATGTGGCATGGGTAATTTCTTCAACTATTGCCCTAATCAAGAAAACGTGTACGGTAATGAGCTTGATATAAAGGCGTTTAAAGTGGCGCGCCATTTGTACCCTAACGCTAATCTTTCAAATGAGGATATACGTTTCTATAGTCCAGACATGAAATTTGATTTCATAGTGGGCAACCCTCCTTTCAATTTAAGGTGGAAAGTCAACAGCAATGAAATTTTAAGTCAATTATTTTACGTCCAAAAAGCAAGCACATTGTTGAAGCCAGGGGGCATATTAGCTCTCATTGTACCTAATAGCTTTTTGAATGATGACTTTTACACTGGCATGATAAATGAAGTAAATGATTCATTTAATTTTATTTGTCAGCTTGCCTTGCCGACAAACGCCTTTAAACAAATGGGCGTTGATCATTATGAAACAAAAGTAATGATCTTTCAAAACAAAAGTGAACACCTTCCAAATGTTCCATATGAAATCAATTACACAGAAGGGCTAGATTCACAATTCATCTATGAAAATTTTGTTCATCCTGCGCTTCAGCAAAAAGAACAAGTCCGGCATAAAATACGATCTGAGCTTGCGGAACTTCACGAAAGTAAAAAAGGATTTTTAGACAAGGTGAACAAGCTTCTTTTTGATATAAAGAGGCATCCGGCAATTAGCCATAAAGCCGCAAAATGTGAGCAATATGTGGAACGCTATTTCACACAATCAAAACCGCATGAAATGGACATGGAGGAATGGAACAAAAAGAAGCTAACCGAAAAAAAGGTACTGAATTATTTAAAAAGAGTCTTAAAAGAACAACATGGAAAGCCCAAGGATAAAAGAACCGCACTTGTGAAAACAAGATACGGTTTGAAACTGAAAGCATACAGTTATAAAGAAAAACGGCTGTTAAATATGCAGAAAGGAACAAAAAGCACGGATTTTTCGGACTTGCTGCGTGATGGTTATTATCCTTTTCAGGATAAACGTTTTTTAAAGCTGTTCCTGAAGAAACAGAGAACGTACACACTAGCACAAAAGAAATTGACGGAGATCAAGCCGACCGAACAAATAACAAGCTTTCTGGATCAATTAGAGATTCATGATTCAGAGAATCAAAATGTTATTAAGCTGAATGACATTCAAAAAACCGATACTGGAAAACTACTCATGAAAGATCATGCATATCTTCAGTGGGGAACAGGATCAGGAAAGAGCATTTCAGCTATAGCGCAAATCATGTACAGGCAACAACACAGCAACATCAAAAACGTTTTTATCGTTGCGCCTGCTATCGCGATTAATAACAACTGGCACGATATCTTGATAAGTTATGGTTTCAATGTGAAACAGATCAAAAGCATGAAAGACATTGAAACTATTGAACAAGGACAAATCGTCATCATGACATTTAACATGCTGACAAAGTACGAAAGATTTATAAAACGGTACATCAAGAGACAATCACAAAAAGTCATGCTTGTACTGGATGAAGCCGACAACATTTCTAATCCTTCATCAAAACGCACAAAAGCCGTTTTAAATTGCTTCAGACGCGTTAAATATAAAGTCTTATTAAGTGCCACCAGCACAAGAAACAATGTTTCAGAAGCCTTCACAGCATTTGAATTGATGTATAACAATTCGGTCAATTTTCTTTGTAAGTGTGAAACGCTATACGAAGAGGACCGAAAGACCAAACAGCTTGGACAAAAAGAAAATAAGCATTACAACAAGCCTTTTCCGGCATATAAAAAAGGGCATCGCTTGTTCAAGCAATGCTTTTCACCTGAAAAAGTAACAGTCTTCGGGATCGGTAAACATGATCAATCGATATACAATAGCGATCATCTTAAAAGCTTGATTGATCGGTCAATGATTACACGTACATTTGAAGAAGTAGCAGGAAAGGCGATCTATGAAATAAAACAGAATTTTTGTCAGTTTAATTCAAGCGAAAAGGATCTGTATAGCACCATCATGAAAGAATTTTATAGAATGACTAACCTTTATAAAAGCACAGGGAACACAAGAAAAGATTCACTGCTAATGATCATCAACCAATTAAACAGCCTTTTAAAAGCCTGTGTCCTTCCTAATAGTTTCAAAGAGCATAGCGCAAACGTAATGCCGTCTAAAGCGATTGAAACGATTAACCTTTTGAAAGAATGGCAGCATGATAAAGTTGCCATCGGTTGCACTCATGTAGAAGCTGTAAACCGATATGCCAGTTATATAAAAGATCATTTTCCTGATCGTCCTGTGTTTGTCATCACAGGAGATAAAGCGTCATTTGAACAAAGAAAACAGATCGTCAAAAATTTAAAGAATACAGAAAACGGTATTTTAATTTGCACCCAGCAATCCCTTCCAAGCAGCATGAACATTGATTTTGTCAATCGTGTTCTATTGCTAGAAATGCAGTGGAATTTCTCAGCCATGCAACAATTTTTCGGACGCTTTGTCCGTTATACGTCAACGGATCAAAAAGAAATCCACTTTTTGACCGTTGAAAACAGCATAGAATCAAACATGTTACAGCTGGTCATGAGCAAAGAAAAGATAAATTGTTTCATGAAGAATGAGGATCTTGATAGCTCAGAAATTAATGAGCGTTTTGGGCTTGATGGTGACATTCTCGACATGCTCTTGACCAAAGAGCAAGACAAGGACGGAAAAACCTACATTGCCTGGGGAGATCAAAAGTTTTCTAAATGCTCCTGA
- a CDS encoding DUF2786 domain-containing protein, whose protein sequence is MNRNESIIKKIKGLLAIADDSKNDEESQSAFLLAQKLMIKHDIQQSDVETTRDEKQEIIKGQAVAYKKLFWWERQLAGIIANNFRVKFYYHNRFLNGEKRRKSSIIFFGFENDVNLAKEMYVLAYDAISKYSTRFVKNYYQRDAFVIRTKEKTKELKNSYMLGFLTGLSEKFEKQVKEMEQEFGLMVITPKEVSRAYNDLAKGFSGKAKPVKTPSIGEVEAYHRGRKEGEQMDYLKQTIDDDITNF, encoded by the coding sequence ATGAACAGAAATGAATCGATTATAAAGAAGATAAAAGGTTTACTGGCAATTGCGGATGACTCAAAAAATGATGAGGAATCCCAAAGTGCTTTCTTATTAGCTCAAAAGCTAATGATCAAACATGATATTCAGCAGAGTGATGTAGAAACAACTAGAGATGAAAAGCAAGAAATTATTAAAGGACAGGCTGTTGCATATAAAAAATTATTTTGGTGGGAAAGACAATTAGCCGGAATAATAGCAAATAATTTCAGAGTAAAATTCTACTATCATAATAGATTTTTAAACGGTGAAAAAAGGAGGAAGAGTAGTATTATTTTCTTTGGTTTCGAAAATGATGTGAATTTAGCTAAAGAAATGTACGTGCTTGCTTATGATGCTATAAGTAAGTACAGCACAAGATTCGTCAAAAACTATTATCAGAGAGATGCCTTTGTAATTAGAACGAAAGAGAAAACAAAAGAACTTAAAAATTCATATATGTTAGGATTTCTAACTGGACTGAGTGAAAAATTTGAAAAGCAAGTTAAAGAAATGGAACAAGAGTTTGGCTTAATGGTCATAACCCCTAAAGAAGTTTCGAGGGCTTACAATGATCTAGCAAAGGGCTTTTCGGGTAAGGCAAAGCCGGTAAAAACTCCATCAATTGGTGAGGTAGAGGCTTATCATAGAGGTCGTAAAGAGGGGGAACAGATGGATTATTTGAAACAAACGATTGACGATGATATTACCAATTTTTGA
- a CDS encoding AbrB/MazE/SpoVT family DNA-binding domain-containing protein yields MKNTGIVRKVDQLGRVVLPKELRKTLNIKETDPLEIFVDGESVIFRKYEREEACIITGKISNENMHLPSGLVFSREGAEELLEEILALSK; encoded by the coding sequence ATGAAAAACACAGGTATTGTACGCAAAGTAGACCAATTGGGTAGAGTTGTGCTGCCAAAAGAACTTAGAAAAACACTAAACATCAAAGAGACAGATCCATTGGAGATATTTGTTGATGGAGAGTCAGTGATATTTAGAAAATATGAGCGAGAGGAAGCCTGCATAATAACAGGTAAAATATCAAATGAAAATATGCACCTACCGAGTGGTCTTGTGTTCAGTCGAGAAGGAGCCGAGGAATTACTTGAAGAGATTTTAGCCCTTTCTAAATAA
- a CDS encoding tetratricopeptide repeat protein, whose product MFSAQNKASSAYVAEIINEWNNAISLGSRDESLKYQNKVENLLDIMEDSIEVVSFFMLTDYYHGTVFNVKVNTSANSLKNIFSDGNFDLWREYYSVYFKGLIEFEKKQFTEAINYYDLAEQKLSVIPGADELKFADFHYKIAEAYYQIDQYLFSISHVEEARKIFLKHKEFQYEATECGILIGANMYDMKRFEAAHKNYQEALTEAKRFRYDKLISKIYHNLGLIHWQQEEMDKAIAYFKKALEDEIFEKKYGVQPVYMMSWILYGLGDRKEAFKLYEVGKKKAEETNNTEFMAKLNILYHTYEQTDVSKILTELSVLEDLNTWPDYSEITVRTASYFEENSDILMSHKFLKLHAFANTQIKKITEALA is encoded by the coding sequence ATGTTCTCTGCACAAAACAAAGCGTCTTCTGCCTATGTAGCCGAAATTATTAATGAATGGAACAATGCAATATCATTAGGATCGCGTGATGAATCACTAAAATATCAAAATAAAGTTGAAAATTTGTTAGACATTATGGAGGATAGTATTGAAGTTGTTTCCTTCTTCATGTTAACTGATTATTATCATGGAACGGTCTTTAATGTGAAGGTGAATACTTCTGCGAACAGTTTGAAAAACATCTTCTCCGATGGTAATTTTGATTTATGGAGAGAATACTATAGTGTTTACTTTAAAGGGCTTATTGAATTTGAAAAAAAGCAATTTACTGAGGCAATTAATTATTATGATTTAGCAGAACAAAAGTTAAGTGTAATACCTGGAGCTGATGAATTAAAGTTTGCTGATTTCCATTATAAAATTGCTGAAGCTTATTATCAAATCGATCAATATTTATTTTCAATTAGTCATGTAGAAGAAGCCAGGAAAATATTTTTAAAACATAAAGAATTTCAATATGAGGCAACTGAATGTGGAATATTAATTGGAGCGAACATGTATGATATGAAACGTTTTGAAGCAGCCCACAAAAATTATCAAGAAGCCTTGACCGAAGCAAAACGTTTTAGATATGATAAACTTATCTCTAAAATTTACCACAATCTTGGGTTGATTCATTGGCAACAAGAAGAAATGGATAAGGCAATCGCGTATTTTAAAAAGGCCCTAGAGGACGAAATTTTTGAGAAGAAATATGGTGTTCAACCAGTTTATATGATGTCTTGGATATTGTATGGATTGGGTGACAGAAAAGAAGCGTTTAAGCTGTATGAGGTTGGTAAAAAGAAAGCAGAGGAAACTAATAATACGGAATTTATGGCAAAACTAAATATTCTGTACCATACTTATGAACAAACAGATGTCAGCAAAATATTGACTGAACTATCTGTTTTAGAAGATTTAAACACATGGCCGGATTATTCAGAAATCACTGTGCGTACAGCTAGTTATTTCGAGGAAAATTCGGATATTCTAATGAGCCATAAGTTCCTTAAACTCCACGCTTTTGCCAATACTCAAATAAAAAAAATTACGGAGGCGTTAGCATGA
- a CDS encoding Alp7A family actin-like protein, translating to MNISRFNVDFGNSMYMNLIDGYFFELPTNVVEIKKEVAEGKFTTQIDNPADLKDRLLISTEIDEVERYFLVGEIAEKEVLGNNHINKLHNKVESHIPYVTFLAATAYYYSNYDAIKKSGVKSNDQNMDNHVEIEYFQTMLPIWLLKKLNKFSEMQEKMVKRFLGVHTVKILTLGMENEIEITVKDAACRIESEVARWAIKKDFELNDNEEAKQFKDYDVVACDLGGGTDDLALLPAGLKAPKDRDSFISNTEAPFLVHLERLRKDKLLEHFESVRELEKFIYTNIQKTKMIRTDGNTGKTYDLTDIIKNSLIEYAEIKITQVENAFTPPKDKVYKYLYFGGVAEILKEAISEVTREKYNAEISEANHIVAEDARMLNLYGLEVLSRDEQVKREKKATETV from the coding sequence TTGAATATTTCTCGTTTTAACGTAGATTTTGGTAACAGTATGTACATGAATCTGATCGATGGGTATTTCTTTGAACTGCCTACGAATGTAGTTGAAATAAAGAAAGAAGTGGCAGAAGGAAAGTTCACAACCCAAATCGACAATCCAGCAGATTTAAAAGACAGATTACTCATTTCCACTGAAATTGATGAAGTAGAAAGATACTTCTTAGTAGGTGAAATAGCTGAAAAGGAGGTCCTGGGGAATAATCACATCAATAAGTTACATAATAAAGTTGAATCGCACATACCATATGTAACCTTCCTTGCTGCCACAGCTTATTATTACTCAAATTATGACGCAATTAAAAAATCGGGTGTTAAATCAAATGATCAAAACATGGATAACCATGTTGAAATTGAGTATTTTCAGACCATGTTGCCGATCTGGCTTCTTAAAAAATTAAATAAGTTTAGCGAAATGCAGGAAAAAATGGTCAAAAGGTTTTTAGGTGTACACACAGTTAAAATATTAACTCTCGGCATGGAAAATGAAATTGAAATCACGGTGAAAGATGCAGCATGTAGAATTGAATCAGAAGTTGCACGTTGGGCTATAAAAAAGGATTTCGAATTAAATGATAACGAAGAGGCAAAGCAGTTCAAAGACTACGATGTTGTAGCTTGTGATTTAGGGGGAGGAACAGATGACCTCGCTTTACTTCCAGCTGGGTTGAAGGCACCAAAGGATCGCGATTCCTTTATTTCTAATACTGAGGCACCTTTTCTTGTCCATCTTGAAAGACTCCGAAAAGATAAGCTTCTTGAACATTTCGAAAGTGTTAGAGAGCTTGAAAAATTCATTTATACTAACATCCAAAAAACAAAAATGATCCGTACAGATGGAAATACAGGAAAAACATATGACCTTACAGATATTATTAAAAACTCTTTAATTGAATATGCAGAAATCAAAATTACACAGGTTGAAAATGCATTCACACCTCCTAAAGACAAGGTGTATAAATACTTATACTTTGGCGGAGTTGCTGAAATTCTAAAAGAGGCAATAAGTGAGGTTACGAGAGAGAAATACAATGCTGAAATTTCAGAAGCAAATCATATTGTTGCTGAAGATGCTAGGATGCTTAATTTATATGGACTTGAAGTGTTAAGCAGGGATGAACAAGTAAAAAGAGAAAAAAAAGCAACTGAAACCGTTTAG
- a CDS encoding type II toxin-antitoxin system PemK/MazF family toxin: protein MSFDKGDLVYVQFTPQAGHEQAGRRPAIVLSPKNFNEITGFAVVCPITSKKKGYPFEVALPDGLAIQGVILTDQIKSLDWKARSFQFKDTAPETIITECLDKIHTYL, encoded by the coding sequence ATGTCGTTTGATAAAGGAGATCTCGTGTATGTTCAATTTACTCCACAAGCAGGCCATGAACAAGCCGGTAGAAGACCCGCAATTGTATTATCACCAAAGAATTTTAATGAAATAACTGGTTTTGCAGTAGTCTGTCCTATTACCAGCAAAAAGAAAGGTTATCCTTTTGAAGTGGCCTTGCCTGATGGTTTGGCCATTCAAGGGGTTATCCTTACAGATCAAATAAAAAGTTTAGATTGGAAAGCCAGGAGCTTTCAATTCAAAGACACTGCACCTGAGACAATTATTACGGAGTGTTTGGATAAAATACATACTTATCTATAA
- a CDS encoding AbrB/MazE/SpoVT family DNA-binding domain-containing protein: protein MEKRHNEVIKVTTVITKWGNSLGVRIPMNIAKVAELENGSEVELIAEDAGIMIKLKNQKPNLDDLLSKVTAENKHTEINFGGPEGNEMF from the coding sequence ATGGAGAAAAGACACAATGAGGTGATCAAAGTGACAACAGTTATAACAAAATGGGGAAACAGTCTTGGTGTTAGAATTCCAATGAATATAGCAAAGGTTGCCGAGCTAGAAAATGGATCAGAGGTTGAATTAATTGCTGAAGACGCTGGTATAATGATTAAACTCAAAAATCAAAAACCTAACCTAGATGATCTTTTAAGTAAAGTAACAGCAGAAAACAAACACACTGAAATTAACTTTGGTGGGCCTGAAGGGAATGAAATGTTCTAA